From the Helicoverpa zea isolate HzStark_Cry1AcR chromosome 27, ilHelZeax1.1, whole genome shotgun sequence genome, the window ACAATTCGTAGAGGACCACGAACATTTTGACCAGGGTCCCATGAGGGTTGAAGAGTGAGAGCTGAATGGTTCCTGAACGGGCTACCCGGTAGCCACCTGGTCCGAGGTTTATGTGGCCCTGTGGAGAGAAGGGTTGGTTAGTAAATGCATTAGGAGTTTGtcgttaagtttatttatttatttattactaacttTTGCCCGTGATtttgttcgcgtggaatagtgacttccggcagatatTTGGTTTGACCaacagatggcgctatatgttcggaataaattttatttttatatttttttgtatcattaaaatcctatgtcctttctcaagttccaaactatgtctgtgccaaattttacgcaaatcggttctgtagtttaggcgtgaataaaacacagacagaaagacagagttactttcatatttataatattagttaggattattatttcagcaatgtacagttttgatcATAATCATTTTCCCACAAAACCAGTTTAGCGGTTTGACTGTGGGTAGGCATTGTTGGCTATAGGTTAAGAAGTGCTTGTCGCGGTCGGACAATGGATGTGACCATCTTATAACGATGAGTTCTTCTGTGCTCCACAAGGCGCGTtgacgaggtctcgggttccaTTCCCGGGTCGGATCTGAATAGCTTTgttggttttagaaactttcacaaagtagtCCGGAGTCTGGAAGATGGTGATTGATACAGCAGTTCATCGGAGAGCATCAACATCGTTactgtcggtcctgcgcctgatctctctccggtggtgtcggattgtcatcgcatcgcgctatgagagtcaagtaaatgcttgtgcactatagtaCGTCCTGTGTAGCTGGTTGATCTTCTTACATGAGAAAAGCCGCCGTGGTCGATAAtagccattattattattatgaaaaaactGACATTAGGATCTGTTAAGTGATCAGACCTGCAGCTCATTTAAATATAAGaagacttcttcttcttcttcttagcgtttatcccgtcttgtgacggggtccgctttccgtatcttcttcttccacttcgctctatcctggacatcttcctctttgagttcgcagatttccatgtctttctttacgacactcaaccaccgcagttttggcctgcctctgcgcctttgaccgggtatatcgagattgagtgtcgcattgccgatgtactcaggtggtctccttttaacatgtccgtaccatcgcagccgtttttcttgtattttgtcggcgacatcgaaATATAAGAAGACTGTTACACTAAAAAAGTATCTATGTAATGACGACATAAAGCCTGTCTTCCCCCTCACCATATAAGGCGCGTTGGTGCCTCCCGGCGCGTAGAAGAACACGGTGACGGGCAGGCGCCGGTGCGGCGGGCAGAACGCGCCGTACGCGCCCAGCTCCGCCGTGAACCCCGCTACTGTCGCTACCGGCTCGAGCCGGCCTTTTAGTGCTGATTCTTCGAAACTGCCTGGAATTAGGAAAATAAAGAatgttagttatattttttgactctATTTCATTGAGAAAGATCATTTATTGGTAGCCTAAACAGCTGAATAAATActggatatatttttttaaacctagCATCTCGAATCTGATAATGTTTTACTGTGATTATTTCAGATTCGAATTCACTTAAAGTGTTAGATTTTCTATTTGTTTCGTTCGGATCCACTAGATATATGTTCAACATTATTTTGGTAAACTActtcacatcatcatcatcagtttcctcctgcccttatcccaattttatttggggttgacGCGGTATCATTTTTCCTACCATACTCTTCTAAAGTTCTACTATCTTACagatgcatttttgaaataagattttttgaGATATGCTTCAAACTATGACATCAAGTTGTTTTACGATGAACGCGTATCAAAATATATTCGAATTCTCAATCAAAAATCCTAAATTGAAGACATTGAACATTGGCAATTgtgagaaaattattttcactCTTCAAagctatagatagttcaactcaaatttgcgcgcggccctatgtgtgcgtcggcttgtaaatatacaactttcattcgtgtgacagtgacgtcgtccgagcatgacgtgttctcatcgctttttgttatgggtacagtcgtttacgaaaatgtctagttcttcacggagaaaatgttttaaggagtcaggtagcgtttcaaaaaaatgaaacaacattcaaagctttttattattacattttacagtttatcattattttctcatacggcttttcaaattgacattgacagtatctaatctaagaaataaatgaagtgaaatatctaagatgaattaaatactccttacatattttctagctcggggtacgcggacaataaataaatgtgtggactaagaatgtaaaagacctataatttagtataataatggaaacaaaatgtgtggggaattttaaaaaattatattgcttcgcataatgtcgaccaaaataagacggaaataatgaaactcataaatgaacgtttaagtcaaattgatgaagggatgttgggtaatacttgtcgacatgtacaaaagaaaaaagaagaatactatagacattttgacatggagtcagaatttataattaacattggtgaaagtagcgaatccgaaaattcatcatttgatttttcaagtagcgatacagaatcattataaataaataaactaacttacgtaataactgtactttaaacagccgtatacaaacaacccctaaataactgtatttgtacccgactgtacctcttgtcacgcacacaaagtcactgtatatgtacaagggttacccacacatagggccgcgcgcacgactgagttgaacttactatacaaaCCTATTTAACGCAAAACTATATAACCTATGTAACTTATATGGAAAAATATAAGCTTACCCAGTAACCCCGAGCTAGGCCGCATGCGTATCTTGGGGCTGGTGGCAGTGGCAGGCGCAGGCGCAGACGTAGGAGCCGCGGTACAGGCGGCGACGCGGGGGTTGAGATCGGGTGTAACTTACCCAGTAACCCCGAGCTAGGCCGCATGCGTATCTTGGGGCTGGTGGCAGTGGCAGGCGCAGGCGCAGACGTAGGAGCCGCGGTACAGGCGGCGACGCGGGGGTTGAGATCGGGTGTAACTTACCCAGTAACCCCGAGCTAGGCCGCATGCGTATCTTGGGGCTGGTGGCAGTGGCAGGCGCAGGCGCAGACGTAGGAGCCGCGGTACAGGCGGCGACGCGGGGGTTGAGATCGGGTGTAACTTACCCAGTAACCCCGAGCTAGGCCGCATGCGTATCTTGGGGCTGGTGGCAGTGGCAGGCGCAGGCGCAGACGTAGGAGCCGCGGTACAGGCGGCGACGCGGGGGTTGAGATCGGGTGTAACTTACCCAGTAACCCCGAGCTAGGCCGCATGCGTATCTTGGGGCTGGTGGCAGTGGCAGGCGCAGGCGCAGACGTAGGAGCCGCGGTACAGGCGGCGACGCGGGGGTTGAGATCGGGTGTAACTTACCCAGTAACCCCGAGCTAGGCCGCATGCGTATCTCGGGGCTGGTGGCAGTGGCAGGCGCAGGCGCAGACGTAGGAGCCGCGGTACAGGCGGCGACGCGGGGGTTGAGATCGGGTGTAACTTACCCAGTAACCCCGAGCTAGGCCGCATGCGTATCTTGGGGCTGGTGGCAGTGGCAGGCGCAGGCGCAGACGTAGGAGCCGCGGTACAGGCGGCGACGCGGGGGTTGAGATCGGGTGTAACTTACCCAGTAACCCCGAGCTAGGCCGCATGCGTATCTTGGGGCTGGTGGCAGTGGCAGGCGCAGGCGCAGACGTAGGAGCCGCGGTACAGGCGGCGACGCGGGGGTTGAGATCGGGTGTAACTTACCCAGTAACCCCGAGCTAGGCCGCATGCGTATCTTGGGGCTGGTGGCAGTGGCAGGCGCAGGCGCAGACGTAGGAGCCGCGGTACAGGCGGCGACGCGGGGGTTGAGATCGGGTGTAACTTACCCAGTAACCCCGAGCTAGGCCGCATGCGTATCTTGGGGCTGGTGGCAGTGGCAGGCGCAGGCGCAGACGTAGGAGCCGCGGTACAGGCGGCGACGCGGGGGTTGAGATCGGGTGTAACTTACCCAGTAACCCCGAGCTAGGCCGCATGCGTATCTTGGGGCTGGTGGCAGTGGCAGGCGCAGGCGCAGACGTAGGAGCCGCGGTACAGGCGGCGACGCGGGGGTTGAGATCGGGTGTAACTTACCCAGTAACCCCGAGCTAGGCCGCATGCGTATCTTGGGGCTGGTGGCAGTGGCAGGCGCAGGCGCAGACGTAGGAGCCGCGGTACAGGCGGCGACGCGGGGGTTGAGATCGGGTGTAACTTACCCAGTAACCCCGAGCTAGGCCGCATGCGTATCTTGGGGCTGGTGGCAGTGGCAGGCGCAGGCGCAGACGTAGGAGCCGCGGTACAGGCGGCGACGCGGGGGTTGAGATCGGGTGTAACTTACCCAGTAACCCCGAGCTAGGCCGCATGCGTATCTTGGGGCTGGTGGCAGTGGCAGGCGCAGGCGCAGACGTAGGAGCCGCGGTACAGGCGGCGACGCGGGGGTTGAGATCGGGTGTAACTTACCCAGTAACCCCGAGCTAGGCCGCATGCGTATCTTGGGGCTGGTGGCAGTGGCAGGCGCAGGCGCAGACGTAGGAGCCGCGGTACAGGCGGCGACGCGGGGGTTGAGATCGGGTGTAACTTACCCAGTAACCCCGAGCTAGGCCGCATGCGTATCTTGGGGCTGGTGGCAGTGGCAGGCGCAGGCGCAGACGTAGGAGCCGCGGTACAGGCGGCGACGCGGGGGTTGAGATCGGGTGTAACTTACCCAGTAACCCCGAGCTAGGCCGCATGCGTATCTTGGGGCTGGTGGCAGTGGCAGGCGCAGGCGCAGACGTAGGAGCCGCGGTACAGGCGGCGACGCGGGGGTTGAGATCGGGTGTAACTTACCCAGTAACCCCGAGCTAGGCCGCATGCGTATCTTGGGGCTGGTGGCAGTGGCAGGCGCAGGCGCAGACGTAGGAGCCGCGGTACAGGCGGCGACGCGGGGGTTGAGATCGGGTGTAACTTACCCAGTAACCCCGAGCTAGGCCGCATGCGTATCTTGGGGCTGGTGGCAGTGGCAGGCGCAGGCGCAGACGTAGGAGCCGCGGTacaggcgggcgcggcgcggggcgcggggggagGAGACGCGGGGGAAGCGGGCGACGCTGGGGTTGAGATCGGGTGGAAGAGGGCGCTGTCAAACAGAAAATGTTGgagattattttaaagtttcagTTTGCTTcctattatagttatcggcacgaatcttgagctctgaccttcacctgcgcagaagtaatttattgggtcccttttgtggtatgaagtgaggcgtgggggcgggctaaagcggtgattggcccgcagtgcatcgcgtcatagccgtcactcgagattcgttctttgctaataaatcacttctgcgcagatgtaggtcagagctcaagattcgtgccgataaccaTAGTTTGCCTCTATTGTAAGAAgagaatttacaaataaaaaaagtataaaaaagtcACAGAATACTAGCGTTTGTATAGAAGCTTTGACAAAGAAATTGAACCTAAAGTGGAGGTAAAGAGCTAAAAATTGGTCTCTTATATTGAAAATTGAAAGCAATAGTTTACTATCTGTTAAgtgtgtatatattttttggaatttCACAATATACCTCATTAAACCGAGTATATGGttacattttgatgaaacttgacagtagTCTAgcttatacagggttactggtaagtagaccgcatccttgcatgaggtgatagtataggtcaatatggacaaatttgaccatggcatacactggaCAAAAGATAACCCgcttcaagataatcgaatttcaagataagtcgtctaggtacacgtatacattttcattattagtcaaaagtctcgtttttgtgggtttttgtgtgtttttggatagaagatgaatcactacataataacaaaccataaaactgtacaaatcacagaggaaattatagcgaacagcaattacttttttagtagctattttctcaaaaatattactcttcatttttttgagcagaatacttaaaaaacatctacatttacctagctatccaaaaaggcacaaaactagtgttgcaaaaaaaccgttttttttctaatttgaaaaaaaaaccttgaaaaaaaacctgatgaaaaacagtttttttttctgggccttgtttttttcaagagtataataactctaaattgttagggcatttaccgttaaagattaatacttaagattacataatagagtcttaggtttattcttgaatctactgtacttttctgataaaacagtaccaaaatttcataaaaatattggcaacattcattgatattaactcAACACAAGGGAAAAAGTTCACaacacaaagttttttttcatgttttttttcaataaagtgaaaaaatacaaatcgtttttttttttcattttacatcactacacaaaacacaaaaatccgcaaaaacaagacttttaactaataataaaaatatatacgacttgtaaagaaaagatcttgaaattcgattatcttcaaacgggttaacttttgcccagtgtatcccatggtcaaatttgtccgtattgacctatactatcacctcatgcaaggatgcggtctacttaccagtaaccctgtatatcagaataacacaaggctaattttatcaatatgtgaaaagtagttccctcggggcGCAATCTTCCGACCacaatataaacatttttaacatacaaaataaacccCCTAAAATTAACAAGAACCTAAAATATACCACTCACCTCTTAATACCAGAAATGCCGTTAATCGAATCATCGAAATCGAAGCAGTTATTTCCCCTTCTCAGAGGAGCAGGACTCGAAGTCAGCGGCAGACCAGTCTTCGTATGGAAGACCATAGACGCCGCAGAATCGAACCGCCAACGAAACCTATCCATCTCCGTCGGAGAAGGCACCTGGTTATCCACCTTCCTAGGGTCAGGGAACTTAAAACCCTCCGAAGACCCTTTGGGGGAATCACCCCCCTCCCCACTCTCACTACACTGGTCAAAGGTCCCGTAATCACACTTCTCGTACAAAACATAATCTTCATCACTTATAGAGAACGTCTTCTGACGCTTAGAGTCCCTCGGACGAGAGAAGACCGTATCTTCCTTCTCTAGTTGCAACTCCTCTATATCCTTATCTCTTTGCGCGAATCTGTCCGTAACAATCTTCTCGATTTTATCCACAATCGGAAAAAATCTTCTCAATTTAGGTCGTTTTATTATGTCACTATTATCACTAATACTACGATTATTATCACAAAATGTATCACATTTATGCTTTTTAATCTTCTTATCGTCTTCTTTCGTAATACCATCGCTGGCTGACGCTAAGTTATAATTGCCTTCCGATCTGACCATACCCCTGTCATTACAATTTTCGCATTTCATCTGAAGTACACTGCCGCACTGACATGACAACTCCTCGGTCTGTGTGGACACTGTGTTGGTCTTCTTGAACTCAGCTGGTGGTGGTACATCCGTGTCAATGAACGGTGATTTGGTCTCGATCCTGGTCGCCGGGAGCGTCAGATATGTTTGATTTCTATAGCACCCTATAGCCCGAAACCTGTCGAACCTCGAAGCTTGTAAAATCGGTATTGAAGTGTGAGGTTCTTTACTCTTTTGTAAACTATCTCCTTCTGACGATGTGCTATCGTGGAGTTTTTTAATCTTACACTCTTTGCGAAGCCTGCGTTTGTATTTAGCGATCTCTTTGAGGCGTCTGTCGTCGAGTTTCTTGGGTCGATCCTTGCCGTCAGACTCGTCGTCACAGCTGCACTTGTGTTTACCACTCTCGCTGCAAGGAGTCAGCATTCTATCGTCCACAACATTTGAGTTATCAAACTTATTTCCTATAGTGAGATCATTGAGTTTGCCGACGATTTCTTCGTGTATATTAGGCGGAATATCCTTGCTGGACTTTCGTTTTTGGCAGGTGCACTTTATGTGAGGAATATCGTCCAGTCTGGGTAAGCTTTCTAGTATGATATTGAGGTATAGGTTGTTGCCAATGTCAGTTACTGGGAATTTATGGTCGTTAGGAGGTCGGGCGAAGTCGGATTTCTGGTAGCTGTCCTGAGATATCTTGATGGAGTAAACAACGTTTAGTTTGCGATCCGTGTCGTCGTCGCAGTTGGCTTCTATCTTTTTGAAGTTGCATGTTTCGCGGCTTAGCTTGCGTCTGTCAACAAAAATAAGTcggtcattattttttttattaatttatcaaaaaatacgaaaatatttgAAGATTAGCTCGCTATGTTATTCGAGATTCGAGAGTTATTTTCCGTACGAATGCAACCGACGGATTtccgaaaacaaaagaaaaaaaaacgtaccaatttttttgttgttttgggttgagaatcattagtataattacgtccttgaaaactgcacggatgcaaatcaacagacTGTATATTAAATACTTTGATAAAAGGAGTAATTCTTTTACTATCCCCGGGTAGAACATATTTTACACGGGTATGCGAAGTATTTTCTAGCTAGGTAGGTACTCAAATCTGGATATGAATGTACCTGCGTTCCGTGGGACTGTCATCACCGCTGGTCTCCTTGATCCTGGCGAGCCACGCGGACAGCTGCGAGAAGTGCAGCTGAGACCGGACCGCGTTCAACAGCCACTGGGAGGTGCTGAACGCTGGGCTGTGTTCGCCTCTGGAAGAATAACGGGAGCGTTGGTAAGAAAGAGTAATGATAGACCAGAGCTTTGGGCAATtattttgtaagtaggtatgtatcttCACAGTCAAACCACCAAAACGGTTTTGTGCTCTAAGCTTTAgagacctaaataaataaagtcttaTAACCATTTTGATAAACAATTAGGTAAATGGAATTGAAGGCAAATTAAATACAAGGGATTCATGTAATCAAAAAGGTGTAACGAAGATCGCCAGGTTAGCGACTGGCAGAGAGGGCGCAGTACACCTTCTTGTTAGATATGGACTCCTGGTACTTCTGTCATCTTTCACTTATAACTCAGAAACTAATTAtgttttacccgactgccaaggaAGGTCACCCTCGACGCACAGCGACGAGTAGCAGTCCTGGCAGTGGCTAGCAGCACCTGCAGTACTACACTGCACTTACTTGTTAACTTGCTGCGCAGTCATAGTCCAGCGCTCGAGCAGCAGTGCCCGGTGCGCGTGCTTGTCGCAGTCACCCTCGCGGCACAGCGACGAGTAGCAGTCCTGGCAGTCGGGAGCTAACAGCACCTGGAATTGTACGTAAAACTCGTTAAAATACCTGAagacattgaacatccttggcagtcgttacggatagtgagaagccagtaagtctgacaccagtctaattaaagggtgttgggttgcccggataaatgggttgaggaggtcagataggccagtcgctccttgtaaatccagttagactggaagccgaccccaacatagttgggaaaaaggctcggagaatggaTGAAAGACATTGAACATGGCATCCAAACTGTTCTCCATGATTGTAATACATGGAATGGCAATCGTTTGAAGTACAAATCCGAAACAAGCGACTGTCGCGAGCCGGGACTCTCGAAAGGAAGTCTTTTGACAAAGCTTTACTGTCCTAACAACTCAGAAGTCTTGGAAATCAGTCTGGATTCTGGACAACAACTTGGAGTTCAGCTTATGTAGTTTGACGTAAGATGAGTCTATATATTATGTGAatacagtttttgtttatttcgtcTCCGCAAACTCAGTGGTATGCTCGAGCGGAGGAATCctattgtttaaaaacttctctccTTTCGCTTTGGTCTCTTATCTTGCAGTTTACAGTTCTTACAAACATGTTGTAAACTGTTAAtgttccttgtaaagcactggtactcagctgcatccggttagactggaagccgaccccaacatagttggggcaaaggctcggaagatgatgatgatgagtgtgTAACTGACCTCAATACAGACGGGGATCTGGTCGTCCCACAGAGCCTGCACGCGCGTGCTGAGCTGAGCCTCGACAGCTGACTGTGGTTCCTCAGTCTCTACTGGCTTCGGTTGGTTCTGGACCTGGAAGTGGAAAATAGAGTAAGATATAATACTAGGAGACCATGATGTGGAAGAAAATTCTTCTACTAGAAACTAGGTTATTTAGGATGCATGGCATGTGTTGAacaggctttattttattcgttGATTTGGTGCACCCATGCCGTGCTGCTGCCGTGCTGGCGCACCCATGTACTCGTGTATACCAGAGCtgcataaaaaaatgaaaatgctaTGGATACTTCGGATTAGAGGCGATCAACATGATGCATTATATCGTTTGACATGAAACCGAAATGTATGGCCCTAGAAGCTGGGCAATGCTTTGAGTTGAAGTTCCTGGGACTTCAAGAATTAGTTCTATCATCGACTAACaaccaatttcttcatcaaaagtaaaaatcaaagtaatgtctaaagtaaaagtagcggtcaaattcgctttttctattagttttgctgtcactttagccttgaaaaaacgaatttaaccgttacttttaccttaggcattactttgacttttatgtttgatgaagaaacgaagaaactggctgttatcCGTCGCAGGTAAAGTAAGCTTGGCAAAGTTGCAAGCAGGAGTACTAGGGCCACATAAAAGTTAAGAAGTACCTGTGTGCTGATGAAGGGGTTAGCAGCGATCAACTTGGCGTGGATCAGTCGCGCACGATAGTAAGATACCAGGGCAGCATAAAAGCTAAGAAGTACAGACCTGTGTGCGATACTCCAAGGGGTACTAGGCCCACATAAAAGCTAAGAAGTACCTGTGTTCTGGTGGAGGGGTTAGCAGCGATCAACTTGGCGTGGATCAGTCGGTCATGGGGGGTGCCGCGGGCCACAGGGCTAGCGCTCCGCGACCTGATGATAAGCCTTCCTAGTTGCAGCAGGAGGTTTAGCCCGGACGGATAGTTAGATACCAGGGCCATATAAAAGCTAGGAAGTAGATACCTGTGTGCTGGTTAGTCAACTTGGCGTGGATCAGGCCTCATGAAAACTAGGAAATACAAGTACCTAGCCCAACAACCAGGTACTAGAAGGTTTTATTAAGGGGTACTAGAGCCACATAAAAGCTAAGGAGTACCTGTGTGCTGGTGGAGGGGTTAGCAGCGATCAACTTGGAGTGGATCATTTTTGCTGGGAAGCAGATTAGATACCAGGGCAGCATAAAAGCTAAGAAGTACCTGTGTGCTGGTGGAGGGGTTAGCAGCGATCAACTTGGCGTGGATCAGTCGGTCATGGGGGGTGCCGCGGGCCGCAGGGCTAGCGCTCCGCGACCTGATGATGAGCCTTCCTAGTTGCAGCAGGAGGTTTGGCCCGGACGCCGGGGGCGCCGCCGCCGGCACGGGCTCGCAACTATGCATCTGTggagaacaaaaaatctttcattagAAACTTGATAATCaataattctgaaaaaaaaacatggcccCCAAAATGGACCCTTGTCGACGCATTTTGAACAAAGGATTCCGATTAGTATCCCTAAAATGCCCAGTGTCTAAagcgatatttatttaattgcagGGGCCAGGAGGTATCATTTcgtggtaaaaaaatatctgtctactgcttaaaaaacatgttttttttataaaggaaATAACAAACAGTAAAAGGAATTGGTCATTTAAAAATCATGTAACATGCTATTTATAGGAAAGCTGGACTTCAGATTTATTTACTCTATGTTCTGTCGCCTATACTTATTGCATTAGTCCGTAATCTGTCACTGtgcctattaaaataaaataaaacaaccataCTAAGAACACAAAGCATTCTCATTTAATTTCGACAGAAACCTCAATATTcaacaacaaacaacaaaacgACCAACTAACACAAACTTTATCACATTTTCTGCAAAACCCTTCGAACTgccaaaaaacttttttacaccACCAAAACAACAGAATAAGTAGACAAAGAAATGACGGTACCATCCCAGCTAGCCGGGTCATGAAGACCAACCAGGTCAATAGGAATATAGGTCAGAAGTAGGGGTGGGTTGCAACGGAAACTGTGTCAAGGGTAACCGGGCCTAGAAACTGGGGCTGTGCTACGTAGATTAGAAGCTTGGAGCAGTCATTTTTTGGGGATATGTGTCTGCTTTTTAATTTCGGACAAAGGTTGGGTATGTGCTGGTTTTTGTCGTTGTAACTTGTAAATGGATGGACAGATTTGAATGAAGTTTTCTTTCATTGAAAGGGAGTGAAACGGGGATTGTTTTAAGCTATGATTTAAGGAAATCTGACAATTGTTTCAAAAGTTATGAGCGGTTTAAAATGTTGCTGAGTAATcctttgaccaaaataaaaatcgtGTCAATTTCATTATCTACCCAATGCATTTACAATGCacattaaaattactaaatCGAAAATTTACATAAAAGGACGTGACCAACGATAAACATAAAAACGACTTCATTATTGCACTTGACAACAGTGCGATAAGTTATTGGTTTAGAACTAATGTAAAACGTGTTGCACTCCCCACTACTTGAGCCTAGCTGATTTGAATACCTAGTTGCGCAATAATATGGCTTCCTTGTAATCAGCTGTTTTATTACCACATATGTGTGGACATTGTATTAATGTGGGTAGAAGTACTACCTGTTAATTCTAAGACAAGGTTAACTTAACAATAGACATACTATTGTTAATACCTTTTCCTTTCATTAAAATTGGCTCAGCCGTTTTGAATTACAAgtctagtttattttttcatatacgTATGATGATTTTGGAATCTTACAATTACTTGCAGAAGGCGAAAATAATAGTTGGTTTGTATGTACTAAGCGTTACCTTTGGAACTACTACTAGACTAATTGTAAAACTTCTTTCATAGTTTGAAAGCGAAATTATCactcatcctcctgcccttatcccaattttatttggggtcggcgcagcatgttttcttcttccatactcttctatctgccgtcatctcacaagtaacattctttcttaccatatctactttcacacaatccatccatcgtttctttggtcttcctcttccactatatccgtccacgttcatactcatcaccttcctcacaacatgactctcatccctccgcatcacatgcccataccacgacagccggtttccacgcagtttttctgataccggcgctactttcaaacttcctcttatatactcattcctcactctatccattcgcgtaactccacacatacctcttaacattctgcTAGCTCTCTTCCTCTTCCAGTCATCGTTCCTACATTCCAACTCGCATACCTCAATCTCAATTCTCTCACACTTCGAGC encodes:
- the LOC124643237 gene encoding protein FAM214A isoform X1, which codes for MHSCEPVPAAAPPASGPNLLLQLGRLIIRSRSASPAARGTPHDRLIHAKLIAANPSTSTQVQNQPKPVETEEPQSAVEAQLSTRVQALWDDQIPVCIEVLLAPDCQDCYSSLCREGDCDKHAHRALLLERWTMTAQQVNKGEHSPAFSTSQWLLNAVRSQLHFSQLSAWLARIKETSGDDSPTERRRKLSRETCNFKKIEANCDDDTDRKLNVVYSIKISQDSYQKSDFARPPNDHKFPVTDIGNNLYLNIILESLPRLDDIPHIKCTCQKRKSSKDIPPNIHEEIVGKLNDLTIGNKFDNSNVVDDRMLTPCSESGKHKCSCDDESDGKDRPKKLDDRRLKEIAKYKRRLRKECKIKKLHDSTSSEGDSLQKSKEPHTSIPILQASRFDRFRAIGCYRNQTYLTLPATRIETKSPFIDTDVPPPAEFKKTNTVSTQTEELSCQCGSVLQMKCENCNDRGMVRSEGNYNLASASDGITKEDDKKIKKHKCDTFCDNNRSISDNSDIIKRPKLRRFFPIVDKIEKIVTDRFAQRDKDIEELQLEKEDTVFSRPRDSKRQKTFSISDEDYVLYEKCDYGTFDQCSESGEGGDSPKGSSEGFKFPDPRKVDNQVPSPTEMDRFRWRFDSAASMVFHTKTGLPLTSSPAPLRRGNNCFDFDDSINGISGIKSALFHPISTPASPASPASPPPAPRAAPACTAAPTSAPAPATATSPKIRMRPSSGLLGSFEESALKGRLEPVATVAGFTAELGAYGAFCPPHRRLPVTVFFYAPGGTNAPYMGHINLGPGGYRVARSGTIQLSLFNPHGTLVKMFVVLYELSRMPPGARTFLRQRTLYMPTDPSHPVHGGANPPVAPHKWLRYLIHLRFMTSKSGKLYLHTDIRIIVSRKADLDTATAHSAIFRPLPTNGSAPSDPNKAECDPNSPDRKPNRVFGGSSEYDDSKKEFGYENQNGVSYELRSFTYAPDNPKYSPR
- the LOC124643237 gene encoding protein FAM214A isoform X2 — its product is MALVSNYPSGLNLLLQLGRLIIRSRSASPVARGTPHDRLIHAKLIAANPSTRTQVQNQPKPVETEEPQSAVEAQLSTRVQALWDDQIPVCIEVLLAPDCQDCYSSLCREGDCDKHAHRALLLERWTMTAQQVNKGEHSPAFSTSQWLLNAVRSQLHFSQLSAWLARIKETSGDDSPTERRRKLSRETCNFKKIEANCDDDTDRKLNVVYSIKISQDSYQKSDFARPPNDHKFPVTDIGNNLYLNIILESLPRLDDIPHIKCTCQKRKSSKDIPPNIHEEIVGKLNDLTIGNKFDNSNVVDDRMLTPCSESGKHKCSCDDESDGKDRPKKLDDRRLKEIAKYKRRLRKECKIKKLHDSTSSEGDSLQKSKEPHTSIPILQASRFDRFRAIGCYRNQTYLTLPATRIETKSPFIDTDVPPPAEFKKTNTVSTQTEELSCQCGSVLQMKCENCNDRGMVRSEGNYNLASASDGITKEDDKKIKKHKCDTFCDNNRSISDNSDIIKRPKLRRFFPIVDKIEKIVTDRFAQRDKDIEELQLEKEDTVFSRPRDSKRQKTFSISDEDYVLYEKCDYGTFDQCSESGEGGDSPKGSSEGFKFPDPRKVDNQVPSPTEMDRFRWRFDSAASMVFHTKTGLPLTSSPAPLRRGNNCFDFDDSINGISGIKSALFHPISTPASPASPASPPPAPRAAPACTAAPTSAPAPATATSPKIRMRPSSGLLGSFEESALKGRLEPVATVAGFTAELGAYGAFCPPHRRLPVTVFFYAPGGTNAPYMGHINLGPGGYRVARSGTIQLSLFNPHGTLVKMFVVLYELSRMPPGARTFLRQRTLYMPTDPSHPVHGGANPPVAPHKWLRYLIHLRFMTSKSGKLYLHTDIRIIVSRKADLDTATAHSAIFRPLPTNGSAPSDPNKAECDPNSPDRKPNRVFGGSSEYDDSKKEFGYENQNGVSYELRSFTYAPDNPKYSPR